The following proteins are co-located in the SAR86 cluster bacterium genome:
- the queC gene encoding 7-cyano-7-deazaguanine synthase QueC codes for MTKVVVVYSGGMDSFTLLNRAIKEGYQVKAISFNYGQKHKKELEFAKAFCDLSGIEQEVIDISNISNLLKGSALTDDIDIPHGDYADDSMKLTIVPNRNMILISLAIGYAVSSDFNEVWFGAHAGDHAIYPDCRPEFVNKLNSLSLVSDYNPVSVKAPFIDLKKGEILSQGIQMNLDYSKTWTCYEGQTQACGLCGSCNERLEAFNENNIEDPLIYRN; via the coding sequence ATGACAAAAGTTGTAGTAGTCTACTCAGGAGGAATGGATTCTTTTACTCTACTTAATAGAGCTATAAAAGAGGGTTATCAAGTGAAAGCTATTTCTTTTAATTACGGACAAAAACATAAAAAGGAACTGGAATTTGCAAAAGCATTTTGCGATCTTTCTGGTATTGAGCAAGAAGTAATTGATATTTCTAATATAAGTAACCTATTAAAGGGTTCAGCTTTAACTGATGATATAGATATTCCGCATGGAGATTATGCAGATGACTCGATGAAACTTACAATTGTGCCGAATAGAAATATGATACTGATTTCATTGGCAATTGGTTATGCGGTTTCTTCTGATTTCAACGAAGTTTGGTTTGGAGCTCATGCGGGTGATCATGCAATCTATCCAGATTGTAGACCTGAATTTGTGAATAAGTTAAATTCTTTATCTCTTGTCTCTGATTACAATCCAGTGAGCGTTAAAGCTCCATTTATAGATTTAAAGAAAGGGGAAATTTTATCTCAAGGCATTCAAATGAATTTAGATTACTCTAAGACTTGGACTTGTTATGAGGGGCAAACACAAGCTTGCGGGTTGTGTGGATCATGTAATGAGCGATTAGAGGCCTTTAATGAAAATAACATAGAGGACCCTTTAATTTATAGAAATTAG
- a CDS encoding class II aldolase/adducin family protein translates to MAANRPLDQNLVEIDVKKGKKSLKSQGSLIPIEHKSVEELRRDQLERLTAGFRLFAHFGFDEGLAGHITYRDPEFSDHFWVNPIGMHFSQIKVSDLLLVNHDGEVVQGERPVNRAAFAIHSRLHRARPDVNAAAHSHSIYGRTFSSLGKLIDPITQDSCAFFEDQALFSEFSGVVYDTGEGDKIAKALGDKKTAILQNHGLLTTGNCVDVALWLFVSMDRCCQNQLLAEATGEPVIISDEMARLTKSQIANDLALWGSFQPLYDLMLEKDSSFLD, encoded by the coding sequence ATGGCAGCAAATAGACCTTTAGACCAAAACTTGGTCGAAATAGATGTCAAAAAAGGGAAAAAATCTTTAAAATCTCAAGGATCTTTAATTCCCATAGAACATAAATCAGTTGAAGAATTAAGAAGAGATCAACTTGAAAGATTGACAGCTGGTTTTAGATTATTTGCTCATTTTGGTTTTGATGAAGGTTTAGCAGGACACATTACATATAGAGATCCAGAATTTTCGGATCACTTCTGGGTTAATCCAATAGGAATGCATTTTTCGCAAATTAAAGTTTCTGATCTATTATTAGTAAATCATGATGGAGAAGTGGTTCAAGGTGAAAGGCCAGTAAATAGGGCTGCTTTTGCTATCCACTCTAGACTCCACCGAGCTCGACCAGATGTAAACGCAGCAGCTCATTCACATTCTATTTACGGAAGGACCTTTTCTTCTCTCGGCAAGCTAATTGATCCCATAACGCAAGATTCTTGTGCATTTTTTGAAGACCAAGCTCTTTTCTCAGAATTTTCAGGAGTTGTTTATGATACTGGTGAAGGTGACAAAATAGCTAAAGCCTTAGGGGACAAGAAAACTGCAATACTTCAAAATCATGGGTTACTTACAACCGGTAATTGTGTAGATGTAGCACTATGGCTCTTTGTTAGTATGGACAGATGTTGTCAAAATCAACTTCTGGCGGAAGCTACAGGTGAACCTGTAATCATCTCTGACGAAATGGCAAGACTAACGAAATCTCAAATTGCAAATGATCTTGCTCTTTGGGGAAGCTTTCAACCACTTTATGATTTAATGCTAGAAAAAGATTCTAGTTTTTTAGACTAA
- the queE gene encoding 7-carboxy-7-deazaguanine synthase: MYQVKEIFYTLQGEGARTGRPAVFCRFSGCNLWSGLEKDRNKAICSFCDTDFVGINGDGGGKFSSAIELAEAIDVKWSKNRKNKYVVCTGGEPALQMDSEIIEELHKKGFEIAIETNGTLELPEGIDWVTVSPKSDAELKTLTGDELKLVYPQIDVDPKNFYDLDFGNFYLQPLDNKFKSINTQSTIQYCLENPKWRISLQTHKYIGIP, encoded by the coding sequence ATGTATCAAGTTAAAGAAATTTTTTATACTTTACAAGGAGAAGGGGCAAGAACTGGAAGGCCAGCTGTTTTTTGCAGGTTCTCAGGTTGTAATCTTTGGTCTGGATTAGAGAAAGATCGCAATAAAGCAATTTGCTCTTTCTGTGATACAGACTTTGTTGGAATAAATGGGGATGGAGGAGGAAAATTTTCTTCTGCAATAGAACTGGCTGAGGCTATAGATGTTAAGTGGTCAAAGAATAGAAAAAATAAATATGTTGTATGTACAGGTGGTGAACCAGCTCTGCAAATGGATTCAGAAATTATCGAAGAATTACATAAGAAAGGATTTGAAATAGCAATTGAAACAAATGGTACTTTAGAATTACCTGAAGGGATTGATTGGGTCACTGTTAGTCCCAAGTCTGATGCAGAATTAAAAACACTTACTGGAGATGAGCTTAAATTAGTCTATCCACAAATTGATGTAGATCCAAAGAATTTCTATGATTTAGATTTCGGTAATTTTTATTTGCAACCACTTGATAATAAATTTAAATCTATAAATACCCAAAGCACTATTCAGTATTGTTTGGAGAATCCTAAATGGAGAATAAGCTTACAAACTCATAAATACATCGGCATTCCTTAA
- a CDS encoding 4a-hydroxytetrahydrobiopterin dehydratase, translated as MNDLVKQKCEACRVDAPRVTVEELSKFLKEIPQWQTVKEDSELRLKRIFKFNDYVSAVKFSNQVAELAELEDHHPAILLEWGKVEVVWWTHKIGGLHKNDFISAAKTDLIFQ; from the coding sequence ATGAATGACTTAGTCAAACAAAAATGTGAAGCTTGCAGAGTAGATGCTCCTAGAGTTACTGTGGAAGAATTAAGTAAATTTTTAAAGGAAATACCTCAATGGCAAACGGTAAAAGAAGATTCTGAACTTAGACTTAAAAGAATCTTTAAATTTAATGATTATGTTTCCGCAGTGAAATTTTCTAACCAGGTAGCTGAGTTAGCTGAGTTGGAAGATCATCATCCTGCTATTTTATTGGAATGGGGAAAAGTAGAAGTAGTTTGGTGGACTCACAAAATAGGAGGCCTTCATAAGAATGATTTTATCTCAGCAGCAAAAACAGATTTAATTTTTCAGTAA
- a CDS encoding class II fumarate hydratase — MAKNKYRIEEDSLGKVKVPYKALYGAQTQRAINNFPVSGITLNFPFTNTFISMLGVIKYSAAKANKTLGLLDTKRARSIARAAKEVYSNKHDDQFPIDVFQTGSGTSTNMNANEVIANLASIFSGVNVNPNDHVNMSQSSNDVIPTAINISCHCDLEHKLMPNLESLISSITIKANQLKGVVKTGRTHLMDAMPIDFYQELSAWEAQLISSRNSLKLLMEKLLFLPQGGTAIGTGINAHPRFSKEFAKEVSKLGKVKAKPSLNFFQSLSSQDLSVQLSGELKNLSVILMKISNDLRWMNSGPLSGLGEIELEALQPGSSIMPGKVNPVIPEAVTMVCADVIGNDTSITIAAQSGNFQLNVMLPLIAYNQLKSINILAGATKILGKKAIKSFKVNTKNIEASLSKNPILVTALNPVIGYAKASYIAKKAYKESRPVIEVANEETELSLSELKNILDPKKLTRGGINKK, encoded by the coding sequence ATGGCTAAAAATAAATACAGGATTGAAGAAGATAGTTTAGGAAAAGTAAAAGTACCCTACAAGGCTCTATATGGGGCTCAAACGCAAAGAGCTATTAATAATTTTCCGGTAAGTGGAATTACTTTAAATTTCCCATTTACAAATACTTTTATTTCTATGTTGGGGGTTATTAAATATTCAGCAGCAAAAGCTAATAAAACTTTAGGGTTATTGGATACGAAGAGAGCTAGATCCATTGCTCGAGCAGCAAAGGAGGTTTATTCGAATAAGCATGATGATCAATTTCCTATAGATGTATTTCAAACAGGATCGGGGACTAGTACCAACATGAATGCAAATGAAGTTATAGCTAATTTAGCTTCTATATTTTCAGGTGTTAATGTTAACCCCAATGATCATGTCAACATGAGTCAAAGTAGTAATGATGTTATACCGACTGCTATAAACATAAGTTGCCATTGCGACTTAGAGCATAAATTAATGCCAAATTTAGAATCTTTAATTTCTTCTATAACTATCAAAGCAAATCAACTAAAAGGAGTGGTTAAGACAGGAAGAACTCACTTAATGGATGCAATGCCAATAGATTTTTATCAAGAGCTATCAGCCTGGGAAGCGCAGCTTATTTCATCCAGAAATTCTTTAAAATTATTGATGGAGAAATTATTATTTTTACCTCAAGGTGGCACTGCAATAGGTACTGGAATCAATGCTCATCCTAGGTTTTCTAAAGAATTTGCAAAAGAGGTCAGTAAACTTGGTAAGGTAAAAGCTAAACCTAGTTTGAACTTTTTTCAAAGCTTAAGTTCCCAAGATCTTTCGGTTCAACTTTCTGGAGAGTTAAAAAATCTTTCAGTAATTTTAATGAAAATTAGTAATGATTTACGTTGGATGAATAGTGGTCCTCTTTCTGGTTTAGGCGAGATTGAGTTAGAAGCTTTGCAACCAGGAAGTAGTATCATGCCTGGTAAGGTGAACCCTGTGATACCAGAGGCCGTAACAATGGTATGTGCTGATGTCATAGGAAATGATACATCAATTACTATTGCAGCTCAGTCCGGAAATTTTCAACTAAATGTTATGTTACCCCTGATCGCTTACAATCAACTAAAAAGTATTAATATACTTGCTGGAGCCACGAAAATTCTTGGCAAGAAAGCCATTAAATCTTTCAAGGTAAACACTAAAAATATTGAGGCATCATTAAGTAAAAATCCTATTTTAGTAACAGCCTTGAATCCTGTAATTGGTTATGCAAAAGCTTCGTATATAGCTAAAAAAGCTTACAAAGAGTCTCGTCCAGTTATAGAAGTAGCTAATGAAGAGACAGAGCTATCTTTATCAGAATTAAAAAATATTTTAGATCCAAAAAAATTAACACGTGGTGGTATAAATAAGAAATGA